Part of the Fusarium musae strain F31 chromosome 3, whole genome shotgun sequence genome, AGTCTTTGAAGGATTCGTTGCGTGTCAAAAAGGCGGTTATAAAAAGCCAAAAAAAATCTTCATTCTCGAGGGAAATATTATACTGTTCTTCATTGATTCTCGTGTGTTATCTCTTTTATCAAATTCATACTTGACAGACCAAACCTGCACTTATTGAAAGtgcgaaaagaaagaaagaaagactcGCGCATTCATCATAATAACTTCACTTCTAATCCAATCATCAATGGCACCTTTGAAAGTGTTGATATGTGGAGGCGGCTGTGCCGgaccagccttggccttctggCTCACCCGTCTCGGACATCATGTCACCATCGTCGAGCGTTTTCCTGCCCTACGCGCAACTGGAGCACAAATCGACTTCAGGGAACAAGGCATCGCGACTCTCAAGGTAATGGGAATTATAGACGAGATACGTGCCAAGCTTGTTGACGAAGCAGGCGTTGCGTTCGTCGACTCAAATGGAAAGATCTTGGGAACAGTATTCGCCAATACGTCAGGCAAAGGCGCCCAGTCCATAACTTCCGAGTTTGAAATCATGAGAGGAGATGTTGTGAGACTTTTATACGATATAACGAAGGATGATGTCAAGTATATCTTCGACACAACTGTGGAGAATTTTGAGCAAGATGAGAAGAGCGTACTTGCGCACTTCTCCGATGGGACATCAGATACCTTTGATATCCTTGTTGGAGCAGATGGCCAGGGCTCCAGAATTCGAAAAGCCATTTCACCAGCAGATGCTCCGGATCCTTACCGGAAACTCGGTATCCACATGGCTTATTATTTCATTCCACGCGAAGAAGGGGATAGCAATATCCGCAGGACATATCAAGCTTCACGAGGCCGAATGATATTCCGTCGAACACACAACTCAACAGAGACCCAGGTCTACCTCATTCTCAAAGATGGATCTCCTGAAATCTCCAGTGTTCATAGAGGTTCAGTTGAGCAGCAGAAAGAGTTTTGGACACAGAGATTTCGCGGTGCAGGATGGCAAACAGAACGATTCCTGGAGGGCATGAAGACAACCGCGAACTTTTACTCCCAAGAAGTTGTCCAAGTTCAGACAAATACTTGGCATAAAGGTCGCGTGGTCCTCCTAGGCGACGCAGCTCATTGTCCCTCTCCATTCAGTGGCATGGGAACTACACTTGGTTTCATCGGTGCCTATGTGCTAGCGGGTGAAATTCAGAAGAACCCCGAGAACTTGACCGTGGCTTTCGAGAACTACGACAAAGTGCTACGGCCATTTGTTGACGAGGTTCAGAATATCAAGATTGGGCTTATCCGGCGGGCTATACCTGATACTCAATTGGGTGTTACGATTATTCAGTGGATCGTTTGGCTTGTATGCCTTCTGAGAATTCCTTATCTTATTTCAAGGTTCTCGagtgaggagaaggctgGCTGGCCATTGCCAAAGTACTCTGCTCTGAAGGCGAGCAAGTGACTTTTGCTGTGTCCGCAGCAACTTTAGAGGCTTTGGGCGTTCCATGATTAATATCAAGCAACTCTACTCAGTCATAAGGCAGGATGAGGCTGGTAATAATACTGTAGTAACAGCTTAGGTATACTACTAAAGATCTTCAATTTTAGCTCTAGCAACCCAATGTGTATTCAATTGACTCGATTCCATTTATTGAGGAACCTCAACGTCCTTGCTAGtgtcaagctcctcaaatCTTCTCAAGTCCATAGGCTTCTCCAGCAGGGGAATGACGTAAGGGTCGAAAGTCTTCCAGTAAGGGTTCTCGAGATGATACTTCTGGCTCTGCAACACAATCAGCACATAtccccaacttcaacttACAAGCTACTTACGCTCTCCTGCTCATAGCGCTCAACAATGGTGAAAGCCCGTCGGTCAGCGGTGGACTGCATGACGTGCCATGAGAGGGTCTCCTTGTCCTGGGAGTAGACGCGGCTAGCctcgatgagcttggcggtgagcttcttgagggaCTCCTCGTCGTCTTTGGCGTAGAGGTGGACAACGATTGTGTAGACCATCTTGGCTGATTTTGATGTGGATGTGTATGTATGGGGATCCGGCGAGTGAGTGTTGAGGAGGGGTTGTTGAGCGTATTGGTTTTATGGTTTCTGCTAGGAAGTGGGGATCATGTGATCTCCCCACTGATCGACTGATGCCAACGAGATGCGCGATTACCGCCCTCGAAGTGTTGCGATTAATGAATTGCTTCGATTTATGTAGAGTAACTAAGGCTTGAAGTAGCAAGGTAACAGTTTGTCCCGGTAGTTTTGACAAGGTGCTGTCATATAATGTGTTCTAGGGTAAGCAAATGGGTTGAAACCTTGGAATAGCATTAAGATAAAGATTGAAGGCCGTTACCTTTATTAAGGTCTAATAAATGAATACATTAAATCAATGAGATGGAACTAGACACCAGGGTACTTCATGGCTCCTACAGAATATGCTAAGCTGTTGAGCCTTTCGTTCTTTACTTGGTTGATTAATATGTAAAGGTGATTATAATCTTCTCCAATATCAAAACAAAATCAAATATTTTCAGCAAAGCTTCAAGAGTTCCGGCAAGATTTATGCATACCCTCAATTCAACCCATATACGGAGAAGTCATAGGTGGTACTGTATACGCCTGGTATTCATATCTCGATCTCAAACACTAGAGGGATACCAGCCAGTGCTTTGGTGTTTTGAAAACTCATCAACCCCTTAGTGTCAAATCACCAAACAATGTCGTCATCACATCTCACCTAGACGAGGAAAAACACCATCTGATTTGCGCCCAAAGATTCTCTGGAACCCGTATGGAAGCTTTTCACTAACTTAGTGCGCGCGTTACACTCATCCCTGCACCCTCCGATGCTCGCCCGCCAAGGAAGATCTTTCAGGGATCCACAGGTGCCGCCTCACCGAGACCGTGCATGACTTGATCCACTGGGAGCCTCACGGCATTCACCTATCAGTGGGTCAAGGGATCATTCCGCCCTGCATCGGAACTTGATAAGGATCAAGCAGTGGCTGGATGCAACTGTTTCACAGACATGCTTTTCTGGAATTCTGACATTTCAcatctttttaagtttacCAAGAGAATGGATGGCCTTCTCcaggtcttcttctccaagtttTGAATGTGACGTGTAACGGTAACGGTGTAGAATGTAACTCGGCCGAGTTATTGGTTGGTCGATcaggagaaaaagaaaagggtcCTCATTTCACTGCAGCAACACACGCGAGCTGAAAAAACTAACCTTGTATCGAATGATAGAAACTTGGAATCGCCTCACTAAGACTCAGGGATCGGAAGCTCAACACACGATCCTCGTCCATGCCCTGATGAAAAGGAAGTCATGGCGAGAGGAGGACTCTCCGATCCTCGTCCTCCCGGAGCCTCATGACAGATGGATCTAATTATCACGGGAACAATACTTCGGCACGCGAGTCAGGCCAGGGCTCGGAGTCTTGTAACCTACCGAGTGAGAACTCTTTAGATTGATGTGACGCAAGGCATCATTTATACACAACAGAGCTGTAAAAGGTCCACCGTGCTATCACCACGGGAATATGGCTAGCAAGGTATgaaaattttaatttctgGATCGTGTTTtgataagttagttataggAGAGGATCTGCCTTAACACCGAGTTATCTCGACTCGACGTCATATGTTCTCGGACCGAGACCCACACCGAGCGGACCGGCGCTCCCGGACACTCCGCCGTCTTAATTGGAATCTCACCTTAAGCCCGAAAAGGCACCGCCCTGATTATCGAGAATCTGAAAATGGCCACTGAATTCACCATCGCCAATTGTCAATATCAAACCTTGAGTGGAATTCTAGAAGAAAAGGATTGTTCTAGTGTATCTTGCCCCTGGGTCTAGTGCAACGCAACGCATCATTCATTGTTCATAACTGAAAAACATGAGTCGTGATGGGAAACCCACAGAGTCTCGGCGGCTTCGTGGTGGTATAGTGGACCAACACCATGACTCCACACCTCGCAACGACCAAACAAGCACGGAAACAGACAACGTGCGATGATAAGACAAGTGGGAAGACGAGACGACCGATGTCATCATACTGGGCCAGACGAAATGATGCTCCAAAACTCTTTTATATCTcttatctctcttctccctctgaCTCAATCTCCCCTCTAACAGCACGCTCTGCCCCTTATCACACACCAATCCATCATGTCTAATTATATCCCGTCTTTCTCTGCACCCAACTCAAGGCCCGGGTCCCCTCTCCCCCTGGGGTCGCCGTCTGCTTCAAGACCTACGAGCTTCTACGCCAATTCCAGAGCGAATTCGTTCGTGGGCACGAGACGAAACTCTGCTGTTCCTCCGACGTCGAGAAAGAACTCTGTTGCTGCTCCTTCGAGGAAGAATTCTACTGCGCCCCCTTCAAGAAGGAATAGTGAGGATAAGGGTGCTTCGGATCCTGAGTCTACTGACCTTGAGGTTCTGAAGAATGAAAAGGGTGAACCCCTTGCTGGACGTATCGTTGGTGGTAAATATGTTGATCCAAGCAATGAATCCGTCGATCCGGAGTTTGGGGCTATCAAGACAGTTGATATCGATATGCCTCTTACCCTGACGGAACTTGTTAatgagaagggcaaggaatACATCGTGCTTGGTTTTGCGACTGGCGATAAAGAGAATCCCTTCAACTGGAATCCTTGGTATAAGCGATCAATCTCTACTATTCTCAACTTGATGACCTTGTTTATCGGTCTTGCTACAACTGCCTACAGCTCAGGTATTGCTAGCATGTGCAAGGACCTCGATGCTCCTAACATCAAGGGCCAATTGGGTCTTTTCACTTTCAACATCAGCTGTGCTGTCGCACCCATGGTACTAGCTCCCTTTTGTGAATTGGTCGGTCGCAAGGTCGTCTACGCCAGTTCATTCCTTTGCTTCTCACTGCTCTTCATCGGCCTCGCTCTCGCCAAGGACATTGACACTATCATTGGCCTTCGACTTCTACTTGGTCTTTTCGGCTGCGTCGGTACTATTCTTGTTGGCGGTACCTTTGATGATATGTACGAGCCTCACCACCGAAGTCGGCCTATGGCCATGTTCAGTTGGGTCGCTATTTTCGGAACCGTTGCTGCTCCCATCTACGCTGGCTTCATTGACCAGGCTAttggatggcgatggatcgAGGGTATTCAGGGCATTGCTAATGTTCCTCTGCTCCTCGTTATCTTCTTCTATTTCCCTGAGACCCGTGGTGGTGTCGCCCTTCACAAGCGAGCTAAGGCTCTTCGACAAGCTACTGGTGATGAGCGCTACGTCTCTGCTGGTGACATCTTGACTCCCAGTCTACAGGCTATGCTCAAGGCTAGTTCCGTTAAGGCTATTCACATGTTGGTCACTGAGCCTGTCGTCTTCGCCTTTGGTCTCTGGATTGCTTTCTGCTGGGCTgttgtcttcctcttcctttcagTTATCCCCATTACCTTCCAGGAGCACCATGGCTGGGGCGAGGGTGTCAGCGGTCTTCCCTACATCTCTCTCTGCATCGGTACTACTCTCGGCTGGTTGGCTCATCACCTCCAGATGCGCAAGTTTGACCGCCTCGTCGCCGACCCCAACGTCAAGGTCACCCCCGAAGCCCGCCTCTACGGCGCCATGTACGGAGCTGTCTTCCTCCCCATTGGTCTGTTCATCTACAGCTTCACCCAGTATTCTCATGTCTCTTGGGTCGGTCCCGCAATTGGTCTTGCTCCCATAGCCTTCGGTATCTACTTCGTTTTCGAGAGTACCTACAGTTACACCGCTGATTGCTATGGTGAgagttcttcttctgccatCGCTGGTCAGGGTCTAATGCGAAACACTCTCGGTGCTGTTACGCCTTTGTTCGCCAATGCATTCTTCCACAATGTCGGAAGCCAGTATGCTGGCCTCATCCTTGCCTTGTTTGGTACTGTACTGAGCTTGATTCCTTTCGTCATGTTCAAGTACGGATATAAGCTCCGAGCTCGAAGCAAGCTGGCCATTGAGATGTAATTCTACTTGTATGATAGAAAAAAAGTCAATGATCTGGAATGAAATAAGAAATAGATAGCATTGAGCTATAGAATGTTTATCAATGAGACTGAATAAATGAGCCTTGTGATAGCTTCAGGACATGTGAATGAagaattaagaaatatttatcGCGACAAGCGATTATGTAGGTAGCTTGGTAGTGGTGGTGAAGAAAAAGTTCAGGAAAGGCTCCAGGCTCGATGCTGTGACAAAGTTTGTTTTTAAGTAAATGATATGTATATAAGGTTGTCTGCGACTGTGtcctccaacaacatcacGAGGCATCGCCTCAAATCACCAGCGACCGTGGTGTAGTGGTTAGCATTAACGCCTTCCAAGCGTTAGAGAGGGGTTCGATTCCCCTCGGTCGCATTTTTGGTTCTAATGTTTCATACCCCAAATCCTCATAATTAGTGCCGTGTTAGCCCAATACCAGAAAACCACTACGGGTTGATTTAAccttgttttcttcttgctttttgttttttcttttaattacttaaaagacatttattttataaatcaCTAATATTTATCATGCCAGGCTCTAAATCTAGACCCAGGAGGTCTTGTGTACTTGACTTAAAGCACTATCTATCTATGGGCAATGtttttctataatatttctCGCTAATGCTGCCAGCCAAACATAACGCCTGTGAATCTCAATTGAGCATCCTGTAGAAGTCTCCTCTGAGCAGACCACTGATCCCCATCTAACAATTCACTGACCTTTGCTATCAACCGACCcagtcttctcatccttgaagTCCATAAGTTCCTTCGTACAtgaccatcaccatcgccgTCCTGGTTATTGACCATCTCATACACCGCTGATCGATGATCACTCAGCTGGTGGTCGGCTTGAAGATCTCGGTCCTGCAACCTAAGACTATCCAGCAGCTTCGCACAGAtatcgatgagaagaatgacatTTCGTGGTTGAGAAGCGCACTTTGAACAGTGAACCAACTCCTCACATCTTGATATAGCTGCCTTTTGAGCCTGTATTGATCTTTGAGACGTGGGGTGCTTGGAAGAGACGTTGATTGTGAGGGCCTTCTGGGAGTGATAGAACATTGACATGATATCCTATCGTCTGAGAGACCATGACCATGGAGTTGTTCTGTCCTCGTCGGCCAAGTTCCACTGTTTGATATAGCCGACTGTGGGAAAGAGATGCTATCGTGAGGATGGAGGTCTTCATCGAACATACTTTCTAGAGGAGGTGAAGTCAGGAAGCTTCTGGGCGAGTTCAAAATTTGGTTCATGCTGACGGCCAAATCGAACGTTGTGTTATGACTGAAATCTCCAGAGTTTGTAGGAGTTGATGGTATGTCTTGTGGAGATCCAAACATAAATTCAGACCAATCTGGTTCCATGTGATGAAGTTCTGAATGCACACCCTCGGTCTCCCAGCCCAGAGCACTAAGTATCTTAGCGACCTTAATCTAAACGCCATGCGCGGAGTTTCCACGACGTGACGATAATTTCTCTTGGTAGGTGGAATCTGCCATTGAGGTTTCTGCGTGCTCACCTGTGGTAGAAGTTTGGGTCATTGATGTGTACTCTGTTAGGGCTCATTTGGACAATTGGACCTGAGATCATGTCAGCAACCAAGACGTATTTACCAGCGTTCTGCACCTACCATATTTCTCGTGAAGCTTGGGATAGTCCTTGATGTAGTGGCCATCGAGAATCAGGTCCTGGTAGAACTCATACCAGCTGGTAGCCGCCGCGATCTTCGGCCCGGGGACGTTCCTAAGAGGATGCAAGAAGAGGCGATAAAATACCAGGCATAGCCAGTAAAACGCAAAGGCCCCAAAGGCTAGAGTGGTACAGGAGATGATGTTCCATGAGTAGACGTTGGCGACCAGATACTTACTAACAGTATCTGTACGCAGAGAGCTCATCCTGATGTTCAAACTCAGTTCAAGATCACGCACAAGCGATACTTGGACCGTCTATTACATCAGGTCGAGGTGACACGGGATGGCAACGGTCAGCCTCGGACGGAGGAGGACTGCATTAGAATGCGTAGGAGGACTGTTGGTGGATATCCATGCATCAGTCTCATCGCGTAAGTTTTGGCCCAGTTGTTCGCGTTGAATTGAGACTGACAATCTTTTTCACAGCTATGCCCACAACGTAAACTTGTCGCAGGAGGCATTTGAGCACCCTTCTGTTCAGGAATGCATAGCTGTAGGCTGTGACCTTGCCTGGATGTAAGTGGCATACAATCCTAACCCATAAGATCTCTGCTAACAGAAAACAGCCACAACGATATCGTCTCATACAAGAAAAACGTCAAGTCAGGTATTGAGCACAACTTTGTCACAGTCCTGAAGAAGAACGGCTTCACTACTCAACAAGCCATGGATAGAGCAGGTGAACTCCAGGATGAGTGTTATCGCCGATGGTACCTCTCTCTGGCAAGCATGCCTATCTGGGGTGAGTCTATTGATCGTGAAGTGTTGAGATATATCGAGGCATGCCATAGCTTCCCTCTCGATGACCTGCTTTGGAGCTTCCAAACAGGGCGATATTTGGGAGCCACGGAGCGATACAAGTTGCATGAGACGAGGGTTTTAGACCTGTCGGACTTGGAGCCTATCGCTGTGTGATATTCTGATGCCTCTTAGTGGCATTGGGTCGTTGAGGAGCAACCGAAGGGCCTTCTTAGACCAAGGTGCCATGAATGAGATTACAAATTGGTATTTGCGACATCGGTACCTCGTCATATGCTTCTTGAATGACATTATTAGCTATCTCGAAGCAATAACTAAATGACATTGGCTGCTTCAATCAGTACGTCTTGTAAATAGGGAATTAGTGGGGAATAAGATGGCGTGCTCGAATCAGTGTCGGGGTTGATCCGATAAGTTACACTTGGGGTGAGACTCAATTGAGATACCATTACTCCAGTCAGGTAGGTTCATCTACTTAAGATGAGTTCATACCTTGCTTCAAATGATCTGTAATAATCATGCCGAGTCAAAAAGAGTCACCTAAGCTCGAGGTAGCGATCGCTGGAGGTGGCATCGCAGGTCTCATCACAGCGATCGCACTCCTCAAACACCCCAACGTCAACGTACAAGTCTACGAGCGAGCACCTGAGTTTAAAGAAATCGGCGCAAGTATAGCTCTAGGCCCCAATGGTCTCAGAACCCTTGATCGGCTTGGTGTCCAAAATGCACTGGCCGAGGGCTTTGCGCAACGCCAAAAGTCTGGATATCCCATGATATACCGACACTGGAAGACCGGAGAAGTTATCGATCATGATGTtcacagtacagtacagagCAGGAAATATGCGACTGCACGGTTTCATCGTGCCCACCTTCATCAGGCCCTGTTAGAGAATTTACCAGAGGGCATTGTTCGTTTAGGGAAGACGACTGTTGATGTTAGGGCGGATCCTGATGAGGGAGCTACGCTTTACTTTGAGGATGGGACGACGGCAACGGCTGATATTGTCATTGGGGCCGATGGCTTGCGATCTGTATGTTCCAAAGACTTCTCGGGATAACAGATTGCTGACATCTTGGCAGAAAGTCCGCAAGACGTTCGTACCAGAGCATGAACTGCACTGGACAGGTTGGGTCGCTTTCCGCGCTGTCTTTGATGCCGATAGATTGAAGGATGTTGAGTATCCTGAGGACGCAGCTCACTGGGTAAGTTCCAAAGACCCTAAGACCAACGGTTTACTAATCGATCAATAGGCTGGCCATGAGACGACCTTCTTCCATTCACATCTAGGTAAGAGACCAgtgcctcttcttcagcaccGTCGCTAACATATAATCGTAGGCAAAGGCCTATTCACAATAGTCGGCGGTTACCACGCCGATCCCAAAGATCCCAAGTCACCAGGTAAAGGCGCAAAGtgggatgaagatggcagtGTCGAGGAGTTCAAGAGGTTATACCAAGTAAGTACATAAAGTCTCTCCCTAGCACCCTTCACCATGCTAACACCCCCAAGCATTGGAACCCAACAATCCGGGCATTCATAGACGCAACACCCTACGTAAAACTCTTCCCCAACTACGCAGGCACAGCTCTCGATACATGGTCCTTCTCCAACCGTGTAGCTCTCGTTGGTGACGCAGCTCACACCCACGGCGGGGCCTTCGCAGCAGGGGGATCACTGGCTATCGACGACGCATATGCCTTGTACCGCGCACTCGATCACGTTTggcctccttcttcaacacaaACAGGAAAGCCGACCAAGGCTCAGATTGCGCAGGTATTCGAGCTATATGAAGCCACTCGCAAACCACATCTGGATAAGCTCTTGGGTATCGTCCATAAGAACATTTCAGGACAGAGGTCGAATACCGAGAGAGCGACGACGGAAACTGACAAGGAGTTAAGACAGAGGGTGAAGGGGAGGATGAATCCTTCTTGGATTAGTGagcatgatgttgttgctgcgTTTGAGCGGGCTGTTGGGAGGATAGACATTTAAACCACACTGTGTGGCATTAGGAGACTTAAACTGGCATCTAGGGTTAAACGTTTATTCAGTGTCCAGCAGTGAAACCTTAAGATAGTCGTaaggtcttcttctcttaaACATTTCTACTAAGACGTTTACTGAGACAAAAGGTGTCTATGTGTCGGAATGTTGTCCGAATCTAAAGGTACTGCGCCCGGTTTGGATAGGTACATAGGTACCAGTCAGGCTAGGAGGGATATATagagatcttcttcaagaacctACTTCACTTGGAATAGCACAAGAGTATTATTTGCCTGTAGTTTATCTAGAATGAATCGTGAcagaattatatataaaacaAGTATACAAAGATGCTGAACGCCATTGCTGCCATTGCACCCTCTGTAACCCTTTGCGTGGCAAATGCCCGGAGACGGTCATGATGGTCCCAGCGAAGGTCTGAGTATCCAGACATGGACGTAATGCACCCACCAATTCCTGAAATACCATTGTAGCCGTAGTGAGTCGTCGAATGACCAACAGTGGAGCTGCTTAGACGGTTGTTGTGAACATTTGGATCAATGCGGCTAGGCTCTTCGTACTTGTATCCTCTGGTCCACCCACTCCCAGACTGAAGTCCATGCCCCATCCTCAATATGTTTCCACAAACATCTTAGGTATACCTCTCTACATACGGTGCCATTTGTTTCCCGTCTCCTGAAAAATTGGTAGAGCGACGTAGGTGAGGATCTGGTGGACTGGTTCTCCCAGGACCGTCAGGAGATTTGTCAACTCACGACCCCGGGACTCAACCAACTGGCCGAGAGAGTCGTAGGTAAAGTCTTCAGTAGGACTGATACGACAATTGTCAAAGAAGAGAGTCTGTTGTGCCTTATCTTCCCTTCGAACTAGTCGGCCCATGCAGTCGTACCAGGATGAGATGTCCTGCAGCACACGACCCTCCTCAGTGCTAGTGTTGCGACTTTTCAGTAGTCTGTGATCAGATATACCATAGGTATTTTTAACCAATGCTCCGTTGCCGTAGAGAACCGAGCCCACTTGATCGTCGGGCTCGTATGTGACATGGTCGATAGAGGCTGTGGCAACAACACTACTGACAGACGCGTAGGCTTCAACCTTCGCCAATCGCCCAGCGAGATCAAAGGATCGTTTGAGAGAGCCACCTCCCGCGGCAACAACACGGATACTCTGCCCCAGGGCATTGAAGAATGTCTCTGTTGTGTATATCCTCGGCTCCAACTGTGGGCTCTCCTCTGCTCCCCAGTCCAGCATCTGCTTATACTCTGTGGCGTATTGTACAGTTGAAAAGCTTTCTGTCACAGACGCAGACGGCCTCTTTGAGCATCTACTTATCGACGTACAAATGGGAGCTGCCTTCCAGACGACGAGAATGAAACAGGCCATCTCCACGGTCCAGTTGTTCATCAAGCGATGCCTCATAGGCGCAGAGATTCGATATGGCGTCAACAATAGCGACCTGAAGAAGAATACCAGCATCGACTGGGATAGTGGATCCAAGGGCTGGTTTTCTAGCTGCCGTCTATCTATTGTTACTGATCTATAAGCCGGCTTAGCCCAATTCCAGAGGATCTACCGTTTATGCACGAGTCAACCTTGACACGATCCCCAGGCCAGTCAGACGCCAAGTTTCGGCGGTTTTGGAGAACAGCCCAGAAGCTTGTGTCATCGTTGACATCCTGGGGAAGCTTGAAAGAATACCCAATAATCGCAATGTCACTCATCTTGTAATGCATGTGATTTCCACTTGACtgttggttgaagatggtATAGTATTCTAAGTATAGTATTCTAAGTAGTAACGTGCAAAACCGTGTATGCCAAAATGCGTTCTTTTCCTGAGCATTGTGGCTCCAAGCTTCGTATAACCCCTCAACCTTATAAACCTACGTGAGCAACTGCGCATCATAGGGTGAGCGAGCAAGACATCACATAGAGTGGTAGAGAGAGGTGTTGTTAACAATGTTAATTCAACTATATTCGCAAGTGATATCATCCAGTCATGTCCAAGCTAAACAAATACAAGAACTGAAGCACCCGCTTCAAACTTCTGAAGCCCTCTTGCTCCTCTTGAAGAAGCAAGGCATCACCAACTCGCCCATCTCGTGCCAGAAACCAACAGGAGGCTCAGTGAAGGTGGCCTCGTAAGCCTCAATCATGGGTCGCTCCCAAACCAAGTCAACCTCGTGAGGTCGGATGtacttggtcttcttgaagacCTTCCAGCcaacgaagaggaggacggcAAGAATCTGCATGGAGTAGTTCTGGAAGAACACCTCAACGTCGAACTTGGGTCGGAAAGCGTAGTATCCGTAGCAGAGACAAATGACGGTTTGGGCAACGAGGGCAATGTAGGCACCGTAGGGCTGGAAGTAGCCGTAGTAGGGTCGCTCAGTCTTGCGGTCGACGCCCTGGGCGACACAGGCGCGGTGATAGTTGATGTATGTGATGGACATGATCATGAAGGTGATAAGACCGCCACCAGTGACGATGCTGATCAGCCAGCCGAGAACCTTGGCAGAACCGTTGGCGCACTGGAGTAAGGACAGGAAGGGGAACATCATGGTGACACAGAAGCAGTA contains:
- the STC3 gene encoding (+)-eremophilene synthase (EggNog:ENOG41), with the translated sequence MRRRTVGGYPCISLIAYAHNVNLSQEAFEHPSVQECIAVGCDLAWIHNDIVSYKKNVKSGIEHNFVTVLKKNGFTTQQAMDRAGELQDECYRRWYLSLASMPIWGESIDREVLRYIEACHSFPLDDLLWSFQTGRYLGATERYKLHETRVLDLSDLEPIAV
- a CDS encoding hypothetical protein (EggNog:ENOG41), with amino-acid sequence MSDIAIIGYSFKLPQDVNDDTSFWAVLQNRRNLASDWPGDRVKVDSCINARKPALGSTIPVDAGILLQVAIVDAISNLCAYEASLDEQLDRGDGLFHSRRLEGSSHLCSKRPSASVTESFSTVQYATEYKQMLDWGAEESPQLEPRIYTTETFFNALGQSIRVVAAGGGSLKRSFDLAGRLAKVEAYASVSSVVATASIDHVTYEPDDQVGSVLYGNGALVKNTYGISDHRLLKSRNTSTEEGRVLQDISSWYDCMGRLVRREDKAQQTLFFDNCRISPTEDFTYDSLGQLVESRGRELTNLLTVLGEPVHQILTYVALPIFQETGNKWHRM
- a CDS encoding hypothetical protein (EggNog:ENOG41) → MSNYIPSFSAPNSRPGSPLPLGSPSASRPTSFYANSRANSFVGTRRNSAVPPTSRKNSVAAPSRKNSTAPPSRRNSEDKGASDPESTDLEVLKNEKGEPLAGRIVGGKYVDPSNESVDPEFGAIKTVDIDMPLTLTELVNEKGKEYIVLGFATGDKENPFNWNPWYKRSISTILNLMTLFIGLATTAYSSGIASMCKDLDAPNIKGQLGLFTFNISCAVAPMVLAPFCELVGRKVVYASSFLCFSLLFIGLALAKDIDTIIGLRLLLGLFGCVGTILVGGTFDDMYEPHHRSRPMAMFSWVAIFGTVAAPIYAGFIDQAIGWRWIEGIQGIANVPLLLVIFFYFPETRGGVALHKRAKALRQATGDERYVSAGDILTPSLQAMLKASSVKAIHMLVTEPVVFAFGLWIAFCWAVVFLFLSVIPITFQEHHGWGEGVSGLPYISLCIGTTLGWLAHHLQMRKFDRLVADPNVKVTPEARLYGAMYGAVFLPIGLFIYSFTQYSHVSWVGPAIGLAPIAFGIYFVFESTYSYTADCYGESSSSAIAGQGLMRNTLGAVTPLFANAFFHNVGSQYAGLILALFGTVLSLIPFVMFKYGYKLRARSKLAIEM
- a CDS encoding hypothetical protein (EggNog:ENOG41) — translated: MVYTIVVHLYAKDDEESLKKLTAKLIEASRVYSQDKETLSWHVMQSTADRRAFTIVERYEQESSQKYHLENPYWKTFDPYVIPLLEKPMDLRRFEELDTSKDVEVPQ